One Pectobacterium colocasium DNA segment encodes these proteins:
- a CDS encoding efflux RND transporter periplasmic adaptor subunit gives MAFGMMRPLLLVSALSLPLWGQAATTGDIRVQLSAQRYTVLSSEIAGKVTDIAVKEGEHFKQGDTLVTFDCTVLREKLNYSNAAENAARKKLAIADRLDKLNSISLSDVDQARSSVSMAQAESGVNRAMLQRCAIKAPFSGRVTETKVKRWESVPEGKELLAIYDDSAFELEMIVPSRWLVWLKQGSAFQVTLDETGLSYPAEISRLSSAIDPVSQSVKVFGRITQSTAGLLPGMSGVAQIVPPDAGSVSP, from the coding sequence ATGGCTTTCGGCATGATGCGTCCGCTGTTGCTGGTGAGTGCGTTAAGTCTGCCCCTCTGGGGGCAGGCTGCGACGACGGGAGACATTCGCGTGCAGCTTAGCGCGCAGCGCTATACCGTGTTATCCAGCGAAATTGCCGGAAAAGTGACGGACATTGCGGTGAAAGAGGGCGAACACTTCAAGCAGGGCGATACGCTGGTCACGTTTGACTGCACCGTGCTGCGCGAAAAGCTGAACTACTCAAACGCCGCAGAGAATGCCGCGCGTAAGAAGCTGGCGATTGCCGATCGGTTAGACAAGCTCAATTCGATCAGCCTGTCGGATGTCGATCAAGCGCGATCGTCGGTGTCGATGGCGCAGGCGGAAAGCGGCGTCAATCGCGCCATGCTGCAACGCTGTGCTATTAAAGCCCCGTTCTCCGGCCGCGTCACGGAAACCAAGGTGAAACGCTGGGAATCCGTGCCGGAAGGTAAAGAGCTGTTGGCGATTTATGATGACAGCGCGTTCGAGCTGGAAATGATCGTGCCGTCGCGCTGGCTGGTGTGGTTAAAGCAGGGCAGCGCTTTTCAGGTTACGCTGGATGAAACGGGTCTGAGCTATCCGGCGGAAATCAGCCGGCTTTCTTCGGCGATCGATCCGGTTAGCCAATCGGTAAAAGTTTTTGGTCGCATTACTCAGTCCACAGCCGGATTATTGCCGGGCATGAGCGGCGTGGCGCAAATCGTGCCGCCTGATGCAGGCAGTGTGTCGCCATGA
- a CDS encoding DUF485 domain-containing protein gives MNDAIYQRIESNPLFRELVNKRQRFAVFLSIIMLVLYVGFILLIAFAPGWLGTPISSGSSITRGIPIGVGLIAISFILTGIYVYRANGEFDRLTKQLLDEVKQ, from the coding sequence ATGAATGATGCCATTTATCAACGGATTGAAAGTAACCCCTTATTCAGAGAACTGGTCAACAAACGGCAGCGTTTTGCTGTTTTCCTCTCGATCATCATGCTGGTGCTTTATGTGGGTTTTATCCTGCTCATCGCCTTTGCACCTGGCTGGCTGGGAACGCCCATCAGCTCAGGTTCCAGCATTACCCGTGGTATTCCGATTGGCGTGGGATTGATTGCGATCTCCTTCATCCTGACAGGCATTTATGTGTACCGCGCTAACGGTGAATTTGATCGTCTGACCAAACAGTTACTGGATGAGGTAAAGCAATGA
- a CDS encoding efflux RND transporter periplasmic adaptor subunit, with amino-acid sequence MTDRNTTAAQTEQDTRLALLAELLQLQSRARARETLDELAFFIVNETHSVVKYRQALLWDCDKQRLQAASGLASLDHNAPFCTEFSRLCRQWQEEGRQAQALQCRELPIDDQVLWQEHLPEFLLWLPLRLAQGDMPLVLVLARDSAWLPAEIVLLEKLAEAYAHAWASLQKQRRRQTNTSPKKRRLILVGIVALVLILLFPVRQSVLAPAEIVAHRPVMVRAPVAGVVDDILVRPNQAVSANQPLVRLDVRELENRLESARQAFATADAQYRQAQQQALFDANSKASLAVLQSRREQAQSEMDFLQRQQERMQLVSPRDGVAIFDDSSDWIGRSVAVGERIMMIADPHDVELEIQLPAADAIALENGADVRLFLNVAPNSAQDARLEQIGYRAAPTPDNVMAYRLRARFTQDDPQLRVGLKGTAKLYGKRTVLFVYLLRKPLASLRVWLGV; translated from the coding sequence ATGACCGACCGGAACACGACAGCAGCACAAACTGAACAAGATACCCGGCTGGCGCTGCTGGCCGAGTTGTTGCAACTGCAAAGCCGTGCCAGAGCGCGTGAAACGCTGGATGAACTGGCGTTTTTTATCGTCAATGAGACGCACAGCGTAGTGAAGTATCGACAGGCGCTGCTGTGGGACTGTGATAAACAGCGCTTGCAGGCGGCGTCCGGGCTGGCCTCGCTCGATCACAACGCGCCGTTTTGTACCGAATTTAGCCGTCTGTGCCGCCAGTGGCAGGAAGAAGGGCGACAAGCGCAGGCGCTGCAATGCCGCGAATTACCCATTGATGATCAAGTCCTGTGGCAGGAACATCTGCCGGAATTTTTACTCTGGCTGCCGCTACGCTTAGCGCAGGGCGATATGCCGCTGGTGCTGGTGTTAGCGCGGGACAGCGCATGGCTGCCTGCTGAGATCGTTCTGCTGGAAAAGCTGGCGGAAGCGTATGCTCACGCGTGGGCGAGTTTGCAGAAACAACGTCGGCGGCAGACGAATACCAGCCCGAAGAAACGTCGTTTGATTCTGGTAGGGATTGTGGCGCTGGTGCTGATCTTATTATTTCCGGTACGCCAGTCGGTGCTAGCACCGGCGGAGATTGTCGCACACCGCCCGGTGATGGTGCGCGCCCCGGTGGCGGGCGTGGTGGATGACATTTTGGTACGCCCTAATCAGGCCGTCAGCGCCAATCAGCCGCTGGTACGGCTGGACGTACGCGAACTGGAAAACCGGCTAGAGTCTGCGCGGCAGGCGTTTGCCACCGCCGATGCCCAGTATCGTCAGGCACAGCAGCAGGCGTTGTTCGATGCTAATAGCAAGGCCAGTCTGGCCGTGCTGCAAAGCCGCCGCGAACAGGCGCAGAGCGAAATGGATTTTCTGCAACGTCAGCAGGAACGCATGCAGCTTGTTTCTCCGCGTGATGGTGTGGCGATTTTTGACGATAGCAGCGACTGGATTGGGCGCTCGGTGGCGGTGGGGGAACGTATCATGATGATCGCCGATCCGCACGATGTTGAGCTGGAGATCCAGTTGCCGGCGGCGGATGCGATTGCGCTGGAAAACGGCGCGGACGTGCGCCTGTTCCTCAATGTGGCTCCGAATTCGGCACAGGACGCGCGGCTTGAGCAGATTGGCTATCGTGCCGCGCCGACGCCGGATAATGTGATGGCCTATCGGCTGCGGGCACGCTTTACACAGGATGATCCGCAGCTGCGCGTGGGCCTGAAAGGGACCGCCAAGCTGTACGGTAAACGCACGGTGCTGTTCGTTTACCTGCTGCGCAAACCGCTGGCTTCCCTGCGCGTCTGGCTGGGGGTGTAA
- a CDS encoding Rpn family recombination-promoting nuclease/putative transposase: MQPHDAIFKQFLSDIDIARDFLAAHLPPAIQQRCDFSTLQLESASFIENTLRSRLSDMLYSLQTHSGSGYIYCVIEHQSRPDKLMAFRLLRYCLDAMQQHLSQGHQSLPVVIPLLFYHGKRSPYPYSMQWLDHFTDPTLAAQVYHHAFPLIDLTVIPDEEIKTHRRAALLELVQKHIRTRDMLELAHDIGLLFEHWNLSLPLRHALLLYVATVGNTSDIDRFIDSVAEPLSTHKEDTVTIAQQLHQRGFEQGMQAGLQEGMKASALNIARQLLKSEMEQELVQRVTQLSDEEMEQLLRSEQK; the protein is encoded by the coding sequence ATGCAGCCTCACGATGCCATCTTCAAACAGTTTTTAAGCGATATTGATATCGCCAGAGATTTTCTTGCCGCCCATTTACCACCTGCGATTCAGCAGCGGTGCGATTTCAGTACATTGCAGTTGGAGTCTGCATCGTTTATCGAAAACACTTTACGCTCTCGCCTGTCAGACATGCTGTACTCACTGCAAACCCACTCTGGTTCTGGATATATCTATTGCGTCATAGAACATCAAAGTCGCCCCGACAAGCTCATGGCCTTCCGGCTATTACGCTATTGCCTTGATGCTATGCAGCAGCATTTATCCCAGGGCCATCAGTCGTTACCCGTAGTTATTCCACTCCTGTTCTATCACGGCAAACGCAGTCCTTATCCATATAGTATGCAGTGGCTAGATCATTTCACCGATCCAACACTCGCTGCACAGGTCTACCACCATGCCTTTCCGCTAATAGACCTGACCGTTATTCCAGATGAAGAGATCAAAACGCACCGCCGTGCCGCACTGCTAGAACTTGTGCAGAAACACATCAGAACACGGGATATGCTGGAATTGGCACACGACATCGGGCTATTATTTGAACACTGGAACCTGTCTTTGCCACTGCGGCACGCGTTATTACTGTACGTCGCGACAGTGGGTAATACCTCTGACATAGACAGGTTCATTGATTCAGTGGCAGAGCCCCTGTCAACGCATAAGGAGGACACAGTGACTATTGCACAACAATTACACCAAAGGGGATTTGAGCAGGGGATGCAAGCTGGGCTACAGGAAGGGATGAAGGCCAGCGCACTAAACATCGCCCGCCAGTTGCTGAAGAGCGAGATGGAGCAAGAGCTAGTTCAGCGCGTTACCCAACTGTCCGATGAAGAAATGGAGCAACTACTCCGCAGCGAACAGAAATAG
- a CDS encoding polysaccharide lyase family protein yields the protein MKRSVLLLVGAMLAPYSYSAQDNAVSLSISGLNTVLDNGLLKVAFGEDGSAVSMVAGGKNIVTNLSGAARDPSKTRSAYLDYYVNDAHVKGVKDFVPERVEVLRNDRDMAHIAYINDRNGLLRLEYHLIMRRGVSGLYSYVVAENSGNQEVKVSELRNVYRFDPAWLDHLYNGDRQGKPLLYSQLEALPKVQDETWRLPDGRIYSKYDFAGYMRAAPFWGVFGNGVGAWLIHGNREYFSGDALKQDLLVHQDAIILNYMTGSHFGTPDMVVPPGWKKFYGPWLLYINQGDTEQMLADARRQALTEAVSWPYTWVDDSRYARERTQVSGHIASPQSVTVVLSSSLDESFDVQTRGYAYQAATDAQGHFTFSHVRPGNYHLAVYANSGTQPGILAEQTLSISGDKQALPVIALPKAEPIIWAIGQANRQASEFRFGDEARNTRWQYEVPANLTFDIGYSDYQRDWYYAQTKPGKWDIRFALRPEKKTYFLNIALAAASNSGMSEPTLPQLAVAVNGRTLETLTYGNDKTIYRGALQSGRYHIARIPVSSRFLRNGNNTITLQLKGGSVMYDVVTLSEE from the coding sequence GTGAAGCGATCTGTCTTGTTGTTGGTGGGGGCGATGTTGGCACCCTATAGCTACAGCGCGCAGGATAATGCGGTGTCGCTATCTATTTCTGGTTTGAATACCGTGCTGGATAACGGTTTGCTGAAAGTCGCGTTTGGGGAAGATGGCAGCGCGGTGAGCATGGTGGCGGGAGGCAAGAATATCGTCACTAACCTGTCCGGCGCGGCGCGCGATCCGAGCAAAACGCGTAGTGCTTATCTCGATTACTATGTTAACGATGCCCATGTTAAGGGTGTCAAAGATTTTGTCCCCGAGCGGGTGGAGGTGTTGCGCAACGATCGTGATATGGCGCATATCGCCTATATCAATGACCGAAACGGGCTGTTACGGCTTGAATATCACCTGATTATGCGTCGCGGCGTTAGCGGGCTTTACAGCTATGTTGTTGCTGAAAATAGCGGAAATCAGGAGGTTAAAGTCAGTGAACTGCGTAACGTCTATCGTTTCGATCCTGCTTGGTTAGATCATCTCTACAACGGCGATCGTCAGGGCAAACCGCTGCTCTACAGCCAGCTTGAGGCCTTGCCGAAGGTGCAGGATGAAACCTGGCGATTGCCGGATGGTCGCATTTATTCCAAATATGATTTTGCCGGCTATATGCGTGCCGCGCCTTTCTGGGGCGTTTTCGGTAATGGCGTGGGAGCGTGGCTGATTCACGGCAACCGAGAGTATTTTTCTGGCGATGCGCTCAAGCAGGATCTGCTGGTACATCAGGATGCGATCATTCTGAACTACATGACGGGCTCGCACTTCGGTACGCCGGATATGGTGGTACCGCCGGGCTGGAAAAAATTCTACGGCCCGTGGCTGCTGTACATCAATCAGGGCGATACCGAACAGATGCTGGCAGATGCCCGACGTCAGGCGCTGACGGAAGCCGTCAGTTGGCCGTATACCTGGGTGGACGATTCCCGCTATGCGCGCGAGCGTACGCAGGTTAGCGGGCACATTGCCAGTCCGCAATCCGTCACCGTCGTGCTTTCGTCGTCATTGGATGAATCGTTTGATGTGCAAACCCGCGGCTATGCGTATCAGGCGGCGACAGATGCACAGGGACATTTTACATTTTCCCATGTCCGTCCGGGCAATTACCATCTGGCGGTTTATGCCAACAGCGGTACGCAGCCGGGGATATTGGCAGAGCAGACGCTGTCCATTTCCGGTGACAAGCAAGCGCTGCCTGTGATTGCTTTGCCCAAAGCCGAACCGATTATCTGGGCCATTGGACAAGCCAATCGTCAGGCAAGTGAATTCCGCTTTGGCGACGAAGCACGCAATACACGCTGGCAGTATGAAGTTCCAGCAAATCTGACGTTCGATATTGGCTATAGCGACTATCAACGCGACTGGTATTACGCGCAGACCAAACCGGGAAAATGGGATATCCGTTTTGCTCTGCGACCAGAGAAGAAAACCTATTTCCTGAACATCGCACTGGCGGCGGCCAGCAACAGCGGCATGAGTGAACCTACCCTGCCGCAGCTGGCAGTAGCGGTAAACGGCAGGACGCTGGAAACACTGACTTACGGAAACGACAAAACCATTTATCGTGGCGCGCTACAAAGCGGCCGCTACCATATCGCCCGCATTCCCGTGTCATCTCGTTTCCTGCGAAACGGCAACAACACGATCACGCTGCAATTAAAAGGTGGCAGCGTGATGTATGACGTGGTGACCTTAAGCGAGGAGTAA
- a CDS encoding HlyD family efflux transporter periplasmic adaptor subunit: MPSPAALSPLRDELILHAGPANRDGSPSWTLEDPLRGLYFRIGWAEMAMLSRWSIGDAAQIVAEVNQTSALTLDDSDVQYFNRFLQANSLTRVSGDDALAQFSRQIEQSRVSIWRKLLKNYLFFRIPLWHPDRFLGATLPWVAPFFSRTFFRLTLLAAVLGLFLAGRQWETFKHTFLHFFTLEGAALAGLTLCVTKILHEFGHAYTCKRFGARVATMGVAFLVMMPVLYTDTSGSWKLTRRRQRMAIGATGMMTELVLAAWATLAWSFLPDGMLRSAAFMLATTTWIMTLAINLSPLMRFDGYFLLSDGLQMPNLQNRGFAIGRWQMREWLFGLGDAPPERFPRWLQRTLVGYAFAVWIYRFFLFTGIAILVYHMAFKLLGMLLFAIEIGYFVVMPVVNEVREWSKRRKDYRMNRNMTTTLAVSAVILLALLIPWQRSVYAPALLRAEQQSSLYMPVPAMIQRIEVQVGQPVRTGQTLFTLSSDALAHERQQLERQIATLNWQSTFQVFNKEAVGDHQRVKQEHDAALQKLQVLQRQSEQLTVRAPIDGVVADMTTPLETGEWLGQGEWLAVVTKPTGGLVEAFVSEKDWQRLHMGGKGTFYLQDVSRSSLSLTIVEIASTATRDLNATPELASVYGGDIATLSDTQRKLHPEQAVYRVLLSLPADYRAQPQVLRGTVVMDGEAQSLFIRGWKVVSAVLIRELSF; this comes from the coding sequence ATGCCGTCGCCTGCCGCACTCAGCCCGCTACGGGATGAACTGATCCTGCACGCCGGGCCGGCTAACCGCGACGGTTCGCCCAGTTGGACGCTGGAAGATCCGCTACGTGGTCTCTATTTTCGTATCGGCTGGGCAGAAATGGCGATGCTCTCGCGCTGGTCGATCGGGGATGCTGCGCAGATCGTGGCCGAGGTTAACCAAACTTCTGCGCTCACGCTGGATGACAGTGATGTGCAGTATTTCAACCGCTTCTTGCAGGCTAACAGCCTGACGCGCGTGTCCGGCGATGACGCGCTGGCGCAGTTTTCTCGTCAGATAGAGCAGTCACGCGTTTCGATCTGGCGCAAGCTGTTGAAGAACTATCTGTTTTTTCGCATCCCCTTGTGGCATCCCGATCGTTTTCTGGGGGCGACGCTGCCGTGGGTCGCGCCCTTCTTCAGCCGTACTTTCTTCAGGCTGACGCTGCTGGCGGCTGTGCTGGGGCTATTCCTGGCCGGACGCCAGTGGGAAACGTTCAAGCATACGTTTCTGCATTTCTTCACGCTGGAAGGCGCAGCGCTGGCGGGGTTGACGCTGTGCGTTACCAAGATTCTGCATGAATTCGGCCACGCCTACACCTGCAAGCGCTTTGGTGCGCGAGTCGCCACGATGGGCGTCGCGTTTCTGGTGATGATGCCGGTGCTGTATACCGATACGTCCGGTTCGTGGAAACTCACGCGCCGTCGGCAGCGAATGGCGATTGGCGCAACGGGCATGATGACCGAGCTGGTGCTGGCGGCGTGGGCGACGCTGGCATGGAGCTTCTTGCCGGACGGCATGCTGCGCAGCGCCGCATTTATGCTGGCGACCACCACCTGGATTATGACGCTGGCGATTAACCTCAGTCCGCTGATGCGCTTTGACGGCTATTTCCTGCTGTCCGATGGGCTACAGATGCCGAACCTGCAAAACCGTGGCTTTGCTATCGGCCGCTGGCAGATGAGAGAATGGCTGTTCGGCTTAGGGGATGCCCCGCCGGAGCGCTTCCCGCGCTGGCTGCAACGCACGCTGGTGGGCTATGCCTTTGCGGTGTGGATATACCGCTTCTTCCTGTTTACCGGTATCGCGATTCTGGTTTACCACATGGCGTTCAAGCTGTTGGGGATGCTGCTTTTCGCCATTGAAATCGGCTATTTCGTGGTGATGCCGGTGGTGAATGAAGTGCGCGAATGGAGTAAACGCCGTAAGGATTACCGTATGAACCGTAATATGACGACAACGCTGGCCGTGAGCGCCGTGATTCTGCTCGCGTTGCTGATTCCCTGGCAGCGCAGCGTGTATGCACCCGCGCTTTTGCGGGCGGAACAGCAAAGTAGCTTGTATATGCCCGTACCCGCGATGATTCAGCGCATTGAGGTGCAGGTCGGCCAGCCGGTGCGCACCGGGCAAACGCTCTTTACGCTGTCGTCTGATGCGCTGGCGCATGAACGGCAGCAGTTGGAGCGACAAATCGCGACGCTGAACTGGCAAAGTACCTTTCAGGTATTCAACAAGGAAGCGGTTGGCGATCACCAGCGGGTGAAGCAGGAGCATGACGCGGCGTTGCAAAAGTTACAGGTCTTGCAGCGCCAGTCTGAACAACTGACGGTACGTGCACCGATAGACGGCGTGGTGGCTGACATGACAACGCCGCTGGAAACCGGCGAGTGGCTGGGGCAGGGCGAATGGCTGGCCGTTGTCACCAAGCCAACCGGTGGGCTGGTAGAGGCGTTCGTGTCGGAAAAAGACTGGCAGCGGCTGCACATGGGCGGAAAGGGCACGTTTTATTTACAGGATGTCAGCCGCTCATCCCTGTCGCTCACCATTGTGGAGATTGCCAGCACGGCCACCCGCGATCTGAATGCTACGCCGGAACTCGCCTCGGTTTATGGCGGCGATATTGCCACGCTGAGTGATACACAGCGCAAACTGCATCCTGAACAGGCGGTTTATCGTGTATTGCTCAGTCTACCTGCCGACTATCGTGCCCAGCCGCAAGTGCTGCGCGGCACGGTAGTGATGGACGGCGAGGCGCAAAGCCTGTTCATTCGCGGCTGGAAAGTGGTATCCGCCGTACTGATTCGTGAACTGTCATTCTGA
- a CDS encoding TolC family protein: MNQHIAHFWDSQQHDSQQHVQHEATPRTAGSRALRIAVTLACLGLAGCAVKPEPITVEQQVAQALSDRTQMFANQEPVRGTITLDEAIARALKYNLQQRVALMEQAMEDDLLGVQNLDMLLPKLTVRAGLQTRDNVAGSSSQSVTTGRQSLEASTSQDQTQRTADLTMSWNVLDFGISYFNAKVQANKSLAAEERRRRVVADITRQVRTAYWEAATAQRLQPEVTTALTQARQALEYARQTEQQRLLAPVEALRFQKNMLEMVRQLEIVDSDLVVAKSRLAALMNLPPSSKYDVVVPSESSLVAPKMAYSLDDLENFSMVKRPEVREESYLARNSVLETRKSLLRLLPGVSLFAGINGDSNSYLVNHQWANAGVQVSGNLLNVLSWSSVKRAGQANEDLAEVRRQALRMAVLTQVNVAWQEYQQSTRMFGRYQELARIQRGILNQTTLSVQHRAETQMEQVRVSTETILTTRARDRSFADVQNALGAVYQAAGLDVLPDNVSDVSLAALSNSIARTTGNLEKGGVAVPRLSLSTPATPATTTAPAVTASATGSTVAKPITPVAATPSANAGKPYRVVNTDMWDNLQSLQAGGSR; the protein is encoded by the coding sequence GTGAATCAGCACATAGCGCATTTCTGGGATAGCCAGCAACACGACAGTCAGCAGCACGTTCAACACGAGGCTACACCACGCACCGCGGGTTCCCGGGCGTTACGGATCGCCGTGACCCTTGCCTGTCTGGGGTTGGCGGGCTGTGCCGTCAAGCCTGAGCCGATTACGGTTGAGCAGCAGGTTGCCCAGGCGCTGAGCGACAGAACGCAGATGTTCGCCAATCAGGAACCGGTACGCGGCACGATCACGCTGGATGAAGCGATTGCCCGTGCGCTGAAATATAACCTGCAACAACGAGTCGCGCTGATGGAACAGGCGATGGAAGACGACCTGTTGGGCGTACAGAATCTGGATATGCTGTTACCGAAACTGACCGTGCGTGCCGGGCTGCAAACCCGCGATAACGTCGCTGGCTCAAGTAGCCAGTCGGTGACCACGGGACGACAATCGCTGGAAGCATCCACCAGTCAGGATCAGACCCAGCGCACCGCCGATCTGACGATGAGCTGGAACGTGCTGGATTTTGGTATCAGCTATTTCAACGCCAAAGTACAGGCGAACAAATCGCTGGCGGCAGAAGAACGCCGTCGTCGCGTCGTCGCGGATATTACCCGTCAGGTGCGGACGGCCTATTGGGAAGCCGCAACGGCGCAGCGTTTGCAGCCGGAAGTGACCACGGCGCTGACGCAGGCGCGTCAGGCGCTGGAATATGCGCGCCAGACCGAGCAACAGCGACTGTTGGCACCGGTTGAGGCGCTGCGTTTCCAGAAAAATATGCTGGAGATGGTGCGCCAGTTGGAAATCGTCGACAGCGATCTGGTGGTGGCGAAGTCCCGTCTGGCGGCGCTGATGAACCTGCCGCCGTCCAGCAAGTACGATGTCGTTGTGCCGAGCGAAAGCAGTTTGGTTGCGCCGAAGATGGCTTACTCGCTCGACGATCTGGAAAACTTCTCGATGGTTAAACGCCCGGAAGTGCGCGAAGAGAGCTATCTGGCACGCAATAGCGTACTGGAAACCCGTAAATCGCTGCTGCGTCTGCTGCCGGGTGTGTCGCTATTTGCTGGAATCAACGGTGACAGCAACAGCTATCTGGTCAATCACCAGTGGGCGAACGCGGGCGTTCAGGTCAGCGGCAACCTGCTGAATGTGTTGTCATGGTCATCGGTGAAACGAGCCGGACAGGCGAACGAAGATCTGGCGGAAGTTCGCCGTCAGGCGCTGCGTATGGCGGTGCTGACGCAGGTGAACGTCGCCTGGCAGGAATATCAGCAGAGTACGCGGATGTTCGGCCGCTATCAGGAACTGGCGCGGATTCAGCGCGGTATCCTCAATCAAACCACGCTCAGCGTACAACACCGTGCTGAAACGCAAATGGAGCAGGTACGCGTCAGCACGGAAACCATTCTGACGACACGCGCGCGTGACCGCAGCTTTGCCGACGTGCAGAACGCGCTGGGCGCGGTGTATCAGGCGGCCGGGCTGGATGTGCTGCCGGATAACGTGAGCGATGTCAGTCTGGCGGCGCTGAGCAATTCGATTGCCCGCACCACGGGTAATCTTGAGAAAGGCGGCGTTGCGGTGCCGCGTCTGTCCCTGTCAACACCGGCTACGCCGGCCACCACGACGGCTCCTGCCGTTACCGCTTCCGCAACAGGTTCAACGGTCGCGAAGCCCATCACGCCTGTGGCAGCCACGCCATCCGCCAACGCGGGGAAACCCTACCGCGTCGTGAATACCGATATGTGGGATAACCTGCAATCCCTACAGGCGGGAGGTTCGCGTTAA
- the actP gene encoding cation/acetate symporter ActP: MKIRFMMLFGLLTLPVLAWAADALTGDVQRQPLNIQAIVMFLLFVGGTLYITYWASKKTRSRSDYYTAGGNITGFQNGLAIAGDYMSAASFLGISALVYTSGYDGLIYSLGFLVGWPIILFLIAERLRNLGRYTFADVASYRLQQRPIRSLSACGSLVVVALYLIAQMVGAGKLIELLFGLNYHVAVILVGILMVMYVMFGGMLATTWVQIIKAVLLLFGATFMAVMVMKSVGFSFNELFKQAMVVHPKGASIMSPGGLVSDPISALSLGLGLMFGTAGLPHILMRFFTVSDAKEARKSVFYATGFMGYFYFLTFIIGFGAILLVSANPAFKDATGALIGGNNMAAVHLADAVGGNFFLGFISAVAFATILAVVAGLTLAGASAVSHDLYSNVIKKGKATERDELKVSKITVLVLGVVAISLGILFENQNIAFMVGLAFSIAASCNFPIIIISMYWSKLTTRGAMIGGWAGLLTAVILMILGPTIWVKILGHATPIYPYDYPALFSMLVAFIGIWFFSITDRSESGQQERARFHAQFVRSQTGVGASKGSSH, translated from the coding sequence ATGAAAATACGCTTTATGATGCTGTTCGGACTTTTGACGCTGCCGGTGCTTGCGTGGGCGGCGGATGCCCTCACGGGGGATGTCCAGCGCCAGCCGTTGAATATTCAAGCCATCGTGATGTTTCTGTTGTTCGTCGGCGGTACGCTGTATATCACCTACTGGGCGTCGAAGAAAACCCGTTCACGTAGCGATTATTATACGGCTGGCGGCAACATCACCGGCTTTCAGAACGGGCTGGCGATTGCGGGCGACTACATGTCCGCCGCCTCCTTCCTCGGTATTTCTGCGCTGGTTTATACCTCCGGCTACGACGGCCTGATCTACTCACTCGGCTTTTTGGTCGGCTGGCCCATTATTCTGTTTCTGATCGCAGAGCGGCTACGCAACCTCGGGCGTTATACTTTTGCTGACGTCGCCTCCTACCGTTTGCAGCAGCGCCCGATCCGTAGTCTTTCCGCCTGCGGTTCGCTGGTGGTTGTGGCCCTGTATCTCATCGCACAGATGGTTGGCGCGGGGAAACTTATCGAACTGCTGTTCGGCCTCAACTACCATGTGGCCGTGATACTGGTCGGTATTCTGATGGTGATGTATGTGATGTTTGGCGGCATGCTCGCCACCACATGGGTACAGATTATCAAAGCCGTCCTGCTGCTATTCGGCGCCACCTTCATGGCCGTCATGGTGATGAAATCCGTAGGATTCAGCTTTAACGAACTGTTCAAACAGGCGATGGTGGTTCACCCGAAAGGTGCATCAATCATGAGCCCCGGAGGGCTGGTTTCTGATCCAATATCCGCGCTGTCCCTCGGCTTAGGCCTGATGTTCGGTACCGCCGGCCTGCCGCACATTCTGATGCGCTTCTTCACCGTCAGTGATGCGAAAGAAGCTCGCAAGAGCGTGTTCTATGCCACAGGTTTTATGGGCTATTTCTACTTCCTGACCTTCATCATCGGCTTCGGCGCCATCCTGCTGGTCAGCGCTAACCCTGCGTTCAAGGACGCAACAGGCGCGCTCATCGGTGGGAATAACATGGCGGCGGTGCATCTGGCCGATGCGGTCGGTGGCAACTTCTTCCTCGGTTTTATCTCTGCTGTAGCCTTTGCCACCATTCTGGCCGTCGTTGCGGGTCTGACGTTGGCAGGCGCGTCTGCCGTGTCCCACGATCTCTACTCCAACGTGATCAAGAAAGGGAAAGCGACGGAGCGTGATGAGCTGAAAGTCTCGAAAATCACCGTACTGGTGCTGGGTGTCGTAGCGATTTCGCTGGGTATCCTGTTTGAGAACCAGAATATCGCCTTCATGGTTGGTCTGGCTTTCTCCATTGCTGCCAGCTGTAACTTCCCGATCATTATCATCTCGATGTACTGGTCAAAACTGACCACACGCGGGGCGATGATTGGCGGTTGGGCAGGTCTGTTAACGGCCGTCATTTTGATGATATTGGGGCCGACTATCTGGGTGAAAATCCTCGGTCACGCCACCCCCATTTACCCTTACGATTATCCAGCGCTTTTCTCCATGCTGGTCGCGTTTATCGGTATCTGGTTCTTCTCCATCACCGATCGCTCCGAATCCGGGCAGCAGGAACGCGCTCGCTTCCATGCGCAGTTTGTCCGTTCACAAACCGGCGTCGGCGCTTCAAAAGGCAGTTCCCATTAA